The proteins below are encoded in one region of Populus alba chromosome 2, ASM523922v2, whole genome shotgun sequence:
- the LOC118062747 gene encoding sugar transporter ERD6-like 7, with amino-acid sequence MGIQEDLEQCKNRGEHEEVREPLMDKTNHSGEQDGSFAQSSSKESVWMVYLSTFVAVCGSFAFGSCAGYSSPTENAVREDLSLSLAEYSVFGSILTFGAMIGAITSGPIADFIGRKGALRVATSFCVAGWLAIYFAQGVLALDLGRLATGYGMGVFSYVVPVFIAEIAPKSLRGALTATNQLMICGGVSVAFIIGTVLTWRALALTGLVPCAILVFGLFLIPESPRWLAKRGREEEFQKALQKLRGKEADISQEANEIKDYIETLERLPKARFLDLFQRRYLRSVIIGVGLMVFQQFGGINGVCFYVSNIFESAGFSPSLGTIIYAILQVVVTALNTTVIDKAGRKPLLLVSASGLILGCIITAISFYLKVNELATKSVPALTLTGILLYIGSFSAGMGAVPWVIMSEIFPINIKGVAGSLATLVNWFGAWAISYTYNYLMSWSSYGTFILYAAINALAIVFVVTVVPETKGRTLEQIQAAINT; translated from the exons ATGGGCATCCAAGAGGACCTAGAGCAGTGTAAGAATCGTGGTGAGCATGAAGAGGTAAGAGAACCACTCATGGACAAGACAAATCATTCAGGCGAACAAGATGGGTCTTTTGCTCAGAGTAGCAGCAAAGAAAGTGTTTGGATGGTTTACCTCAGCACTTTTGTTGCAGTCTGTGGCTCTTTCGCATTTGGCTCTTGT GCAGGCTATTCATCACCCACAGAAAATGCTGTCAGGGAAgatctctctctatctctagcAGAG TATTCCGTGTTTGGTTCAATATTGACATTCGGTGCAATGATTGGTGCAATCACAAGTGGGCCCATTGCTGATTTCATTGGTCGGAAAGGG GCGCTGAGAGTAGCTACCAGCTTCTGTGTTGCTGGATGGCTAGCCATCTACTTTGCTCAG GGGGTTCTGGCGTTGGACCTCGGGAGACTGGCAACAGGTTATGGAATGGGAGTCTTTTCTTATGTG GTACCTGTTTTTATTGCTGAAATTGCACCCAAGAGTCTTAGAGGAGCACTAACAGCtacaaatcag CTTATGATCTGCGGTGGAGTGTCGGTTGCATTCATAATAGGAACCGTACTGACATGGAGGGCTTTGGCATTGACTG GGCTTGTTCCTTGTGCAATTCTGGTTTTTGGCCTGTTTCTGATTCCCGAGTCTCCCAGATGGCTG GCAAAGAGAGGACGTGAAGAAGAGTTTCAAAAAGCTCTACAAAAGCTTCGTGGCAAGGAAGCTGATATATCTCAGGAGGCAAATGAAATCAAG GACTACATAGAAACTCTTGAACGGCTCCCAAAAGCCAGATTCCTAGATTTGTTTCAAAGAAGATACCTCCGCTCAGTCATT ATAGGAGTAGGACTGATGGTCTTTCAACAATTTGGAGGAATCAATGGGGTCTGCTTTTATGTCAGCAATATTTTTGAGTCAGCAG GATTTTCTCCCAGTCTTGGAACCATAATCTATGCCATTCTTcag gtTGTGGTTACCGCCCTCAACACAACCGTAATAGATAAAGCTGGAAGAAAGCCTCTATTACTG GTTTCTGCATCAGGACTGATTCTTGGCTGTATAATAACTGCGATTTCATTCTACCTAAAG GTTAATGAATTGGCAACCAAATCAGTCCCGGCACTTACTTTAACAGGCATACTG CTATATATCGGCTCATTTTCAGCAGGAATGGGTGCAGTTCCATGGGTAATAATGTCTGAG ATATTTCCAATAAATATTAAGGGAGTGGCTGGAAGCTTAGCAACACTTGTGAACTGGTTTGGTGCATGGGCGATTTCCTACACTTACAACTACCTTATGTCTTGGAGCTCCTATG GTACCTTCATTCTTTATGCTGCAATCAACGCGCTGGCTATAGTATTTGTGGTCACGGTGGTGCCAGAAACAAAAGGGAGAACTCTGGAGCAAATCCAAGCAGCCATTAATACATAG
- the LOC118062748 gene encoding protein CIA1 yields the protein MDLHDDGNMILKEIQTLEGHTDRVWSLAWNPATATSPVFASCSGDKTVRIWEQTPSTRLWHCKAVLEETHTRTVRSCAWSPSGKLLATASFDATTSIWENISGDFECVSTLEGHENEVKSVSWNASGSFLATCSRDKTVWIWEVMPGNEFECASVLQGHTQDVKMVKWHPTMDVLFSCSYDNTVKVWAEDGTGDWHCVQTLGESNNGHSSTVWALSFNAEGDRMVTCSDDLTLKIWETDVGRMVLGDDHAPWNHLCTLSGYHDRTIFSVHWSREGIIASGAADDGLRFFLENKDGLVDGPSYKLLLKREKAHNMDINSVQWGPGETRLLASTSDDGKIKIWELATLT from the exons ATGGATTTGCACGACGACGGCAATATGATACTGAAGGAGATTCAAACACTTGAAGGACACACCGATAGGGTTTGGAGCTTAGCTTGGAATCCGGCTACAGCAACTTCTCCTGTCTTCGCTTCTTGTAGCGGCGATAAGACTGTTCGAATCTGGGAGCAGACTCCTTCCACTCGCCTTTGGCACTGcaag GCAGTTCTGGAAGAAACACACACTAGAACTGTTCGGTCGTGTGCCTGGTCACCTTCTGGGAAATTGTTGGCAACCGCCAGCTTTGATGCCACCACTTCCATTTGGGAAAATATTAGCGGTGATTTTGAATGTGTTTCTACTTTAGAg gGTCATGAAAATGAAGTGAAAAGTGTGTCTTGGAATGCATCTGGTTCGTTCCTTGCGACGTGTAGTCGGGATAAGACTGTTTGGATTTGGGAAGTGATGCCTGGGAATGAATTCGAGTGTGCTTCGGTTTTGCAAGGACACACACAAGATGTTAAAATGGTTAAATGGCATCCAACTatggatgttttgttttcttgcagTTATGATAATACTGTTAAG GTTTGGGCCGAGGATGGCACTGGTGATTGGCATTGTGTTCAAACCTTAGGTGAATCTAACAA TGGTCACTCTTCTACTGTCTGGGCACTTTCCTTTAACGCTGAAGGAGACAGAATGGTTACTTGTAG TGATGATCTTACCCTAAAAATATGGGAAACAGATGTTGGGAGGATGGTGTTGGGTGATGACCACGCTCCTTG GAATCATCTTTGCACTCTCTCAGGTTATCATGATCGAACGATCTTTTCAGTTCATTGGTCAAG GGAAGGTATTATAGCAAGTGGAGCAGCTGATGATGGTCTACGGTTTTTTCTGGAGAACAAAGATGGTTTg GTTGACGGTCCTTCGTATAAACTGTTGCTGAAAAGGGAAAAGGCTCACAATATGGACATAAACTCAGTGCAATGGGGCCCTGGG GAAACCCGGCTACTTGCTTCCACAAGTGATGATGGGAAAATAAAGATATGGGAACTGGCAACTCTAACCTGA